A single region of the Actinoplanes sp. SE50/110 genome encodes:
- the acbM gene encoding 2-epi-5-epi-valiolone 7-kinase → MKRPPHHPVTVADVGGTHLRWARWSPDGGLGEVHTTPSPGHARRPGAGAADLQAELIRELASRVEPGARAGVSLGAAMDHHSGTAYASAPLWGPQVSPFDVPAALRAARPDVHWTVVNDVTAGLLHLAEMVRDAGVRKACLVTISTGIACRTMDLRTGGIPVDAAGLQGEIGHLPATVLADGVPVVTRCDCGEPGHVAASSSGPGIRRVAAVLARRDPATWAGSGPTTRMMAGSGFEDAFRAALDDGDPVAADLLTAVTAPIADLLRTALCLDPELDLIALTGGVAHGLEPHYSAAVHDHLRRRGLYLTSEREPDWLTGRIRVVPPATADPLVGAGLAALAAGPVPAYSGGGREALVGR, encoded by the coding sequence GTGAAGCGGCCACCGCACCACCCGGTCACGGTGGCCGACGTGGGCGGCACCCACCTGCGCTGGGCACGGTGGTCACCGGACGGCGGACTGGGCGAAGTGCACACCACGCCGTCTCCGGGGCACGCCCGGCGGCCCGGCGCCGGTGCCGCCGACCTGCAGGCGGAACTGATCCGCGAGCTGGCGTCGCGGGTCGAGCCGGGTGCGCGGGCCGGTGTCTCGCTCGGCGCGGCCATGGACCACCACAGTGGTACGGCGTACGCCTCCGCGCCGTTGTGGGGTCCGCAGGTCAGCCCGTTCGACGTGCCGGCCGCCCTGCGCGCCGCCCGGCCGGACGTGCACTGGACCGTGGTCAACGACGTCACGGCGGGGCTGCTGCACCTGGCCGAGATGGTTCGCGACGCCGGCGTCCGCAAGGCGTGCCTGGTCACGATCAGCACCGGCATCGCCTGCCGGACGATGGACCTGCGCACCGGCGGTATCCCGGTCGACGCGGCCGGCCTCCAGGGCGAGATCGGTCACCTGCCGGCGACCGTGCTGGCCGACGGGGTGCCGGTGGTGACCCGCTGCGACTGCGGTGAGCCGGGGCACGTGGCGGCGTCCTCGTCCGGGCCGGGCATTCGACGGGTCGCGGCCGTCCTGGCCCGGCGTGACCCGGCCACCTGGGCGGGCTCCGGGCCGACCACCCGGATGATGGCGGGCTCGGGCTTCGAGGACGCGTTCCGGGCCGCTCTGGACGACGGCGATCCGGTCGCGGCGGACCTGCTGACGGCGGTGACCGCCCCGATCGCGGACCTGCTGCGGACCGCCCTCTGCCTGGACCCGGAACTCGACCTGATCGCGCTGACCGGTGGAGTCGCCCACGGGCTGGAACCGCACTACTCGGCGGCGGTGCACGACCACCTGCGGCGCCGGGGGCTCTACCTGACCTCCGAGCGGGAGCCGGACTGGTTGACCGGGCGGATCCGGGTCGTCCCGCCGGCGACGGCCGATCCGTTGGTCGGCGCCGGTCTGGCCGCACTGGCGGCGGGGCCGGTCCCGGCGTACTCCGGTGGTGGCCGGGAAGCGTTGGTCGGGCGATGA
- a CDS encoding sedoheptulose 7-phosphate cyclase produces the protein MSGVETVGVHADAHRDSWQVRAQKQITYEVRFRDDVFGLDSTDLLEAGADGAGSRRRFVVVDSAVDALYGSRIREYFTHHGIDHSILVMRVGETVKDFDTAGRIVAAMDAFGLARRREPMIVVGGGVLMDVAGLVASLYRRGTPFLRVPTTLVGLIDAGVGAKTGVNFNGHKNRLGTYAPADLTLLDRRFLATLDRRHLSNGLAEMLKIALIKDAELFQLLERHGRVLIEERFQGRTGTGDRAAVRALRAATHGMLEELGPNLWESRLERSVDYGHTFSPTIEMRALPALLHGEAVCVDMALTTVLAYRRGLLDVAQRDRIFAVMTALGLPTWHPLLTPEVLEAALQDTVRHRDGWQRLPLPVGIGGVTFVNDVTAAELQAAALMQHRLAEDALLLRA, from the coding sequence GTGAGTGGTGTCGAGACGGTAGGGGTGCACGCGGATGCGCACCGCGACTCGTGGCAGGTGCGGGCCCAGAAGCAGATCACCTACGAGGTGCGCTTCCGGGACGACGTGTTCGGGCTGGACTCCACCGACCTGCTGGAGGCCGGGGCGGACGGGGCCGGTTCACGGCGGCGGTTCGTGGTGGTGGACAGCGCCGTCGACGCCTTGTACGGGTCCCGGATCCGGGAGTACTTCACCCATCACGGCATCGATCATTCGATCCTGGTGATGCGGGTGGGCGAGACGGTCAAGGACTTCGACACGGCGGGCCGCATCGTCGCCGCGATGGACGCCTTCGGACTGGCCCGCCGCCGGGAGCCGATGATCGTCGTCGGTGGTGGGGTGCTGATGGACGTGGCCGGTCTGGTGGCCAGCCTCTACCGGCGCGGCACGCCGTTCCTGCGGGTGCCGACGACACTGGTCGGACTGATCGACGCGGGTGTCGGCGCGAAGACCGGGGTCAACTTCAACGGCCACAAGAACCGGCTGGGTACGTACGCCCCGGCTGATCTGACCCTGCTGGACCGCCGCTTCCTGGCCACCCTGGACCGGCGCCACCTCAGCAACGGGCTCGCCGAGATGCTCAAGATCGCGCTGATCAAGGATGCCGAGCTGTTCCAGCTGCTGGAGCGGCACGGGCGGGTCCTGATCGAGGAACGGTTCCAGGGCCGTACCGGAACCGGTGACCGGGCCGCCGTCCGGGCCCTGCGCGCGGCCACCCATGGCATGCTGGAGGAACTCGGCCCCAATCTGTGGGAGAGCCGGCTGGAACGCAGTGTCGACTACGGGCACACGTTCAGCCCGACCATCGAGATGCGCGCGCTGCCGGCTCTGCTGCACGGCGAGGCCGTGTGTGTGGACATGGCGCTGACCACGGTGCTGGCGTACCGGCGGGGTCTGCTCGACGTCGCGCAGCGGGACCGGATCTTCGCGGTGATGACCGCCCTGGGCCTGCCGACCTGGCATCCGCTGCTCACGCCGGAGGTGCTGGAGGCGGCGTTGCAGGACACCGTCCGGCACCGGGACGGGTGGCAGCGGCTGCCACTGCCGGTGGGGATCGGGGGTGTCACGTTCGTCAACGACGTGACGGCCGCCGAGCTGCAGGCCGCCGCGCTGATGCAGCACCGGCTCGCCGAGGACGCCCTGCTGCTGCGCGCCTAG
- the rfbA gene encoding glucose-1-phosphate thymidylyltransferase RfbA produces MRGILLAGGTGSRLRPVTWAVSKQLMPVYDKPMIYYPLATLVSCGIREILVITTETEAAQFQRLLGDGSQWGLRLEFAVQQRPGGIAEAFLIGEEFLAGGPVALMLGDNLLHGVDFRPCVQRARETAGGHVFGVAVADPSAYGVVEFDAAGRVLSIEEKPVRPRSPYAVPGFYLYDADVVETARSLRPSARGELEITEVNQAYLRRGALSVTLLGRGAVWLDTGTLADCMRAVDYVRAIDEGQGIKIGCVEEAAWRAGFLDTAQLRALAEPLMSSGYGQYLLALTGDGLSRTPQWPALTAAAG; encoded by the coding sequence GTGCGCGGAATATTGCTGGCCGGGGGAACCGGCTCACGGCTTCGACCGGTGACCTGGGCGGTTTCCAAACAACTGATGCCGGTCTATGACAAACCGATGATCTACTATCCGCTGGCCACGCTCGTCAGCTGCGGGATCCGGGAGATCCTGGTCATCACGACCGAGACCGAGGCCGCCCAGTTCCAGCGGTTGCTGGGTGACGGCTCGCAGTGGGGCCTGCGTCTGGAGTTCGCCGTGCAGCAGCGCCCCGGGGGCATCGCCGAGGCCTTCCTCATCGGCGAGGAGTTCCTGGCCGGTGGGCCGGTGGCGCTCATGCTCGGCGACAACCTGCTGCACGGGGTGGACTTCCGCCCCTGCGTGCAGCGGGCACGCGAGACGGCCGGTGGGCACGTCTTCGGAGTGGCGGTGGCCGACCCGTCGGCCTACGGGGTGGTCGAGTTCGACGCCGCCGGGCGGGTGCTGTCCATCGAGGAGAAACCGGTCCGTCCCCGCTCGCCGTACGCGGTTCCCGGCTTCTACCTCTACGACGCCGATGTGGTCGAGACGGCCCGGTCGCTGCGGCCCAGCGCCCGCGGGGAGCTGGAGATCACCGAGGTCAACCAGGCCTACCTGCGGCGCGGCGCACTCTCGGTGACGCTGCTGGGTCGGGGCGCGGTCTGGCTCGACACCGGCACCCTGGCCGACTGCATGCGCGCGGTCGACTACGTGCGCGCCATCGACGAGGGCCAGGGCATCAAGATCGGCTGTGTGGAGGAGGCGGCCTGGCGGGCCGGTTTCCTCGACACCGCGCAGCTGCGTGCCCTCGCCGAGCCGTTGATGAGCAGCGGCTACGGACAGTACCTGCTGGCTCTGACCGGCGACGGGCTCAGCCGTACCCCGCAGTGGCCGGCCTTGACCGCCGCCGCCGGGTGA
- a CDS encoding adenosine kinase, producing the protein MSEHTDVLVLGGAGVDTIAYVPELPLPFQDSYVVAAIEPRAGQTGDNVALGLHTLGLRTMHVDVLGDDPEGDLVRAFHTRHGLPFAALPTAAGTKRAVNLVGPDGRRLSLWDGSREAEEDRYPAALIAAHTAHARHVHVCITPPGQHVFGQLNDLPVTVSTDLHNWDGAYEGFEVYAFNADLVFLSATALTDVAATMRRVIDRGRARLVVATDGAHGGSVLVRGETEVRRYAAVAPEAPVVDSNGAGDAFVSGFLFGHLAGEPLETCLRYGAIAGAYACTIPATRAGAIDRAALLRPAA; encoded by the coding sequence ATGTCGGAGCACACCGACGTCCTCGTCCTCGGCGGCGCCGGCGTCGACACCATCGCCTACGTGCCCGAACTGCCGCTGCCGTTCCAGGACAGCTACGTGGTCGCGGCCATCGAACCACGAGCCGGGCAGACCGGCGACAACGTCGCTCTCGGCCTGCACACGCTGGGCCTGCGCACGATGCACGTCGACGTGCTCGGCGACGACCCGGAAGGTGACCTGGTCCGGGCCTTCCACACCCGGCACGGTCTGCCGTTCGCCGCCCTGCCCACGGCCGCCGGCACCAAGCGGGCGGTGAACCTGGTCGGCCCGGACGGCCGCCGGCTGTCGCTGTGGGACGGCAGCCGGGAAGCCGAGGAGGACCGCTACCCGGCCGCCCTGATCGCCGCGCACACCGCCCACGCCCGGCACGTGCACGTCTGCATCACCCCGCCCGGGCAGCACGTGTTCGGCCAGCTCAACGACCTGCCGGTCACCGTCTCCACCGACCTGCACAATTGGGACGGCGCCTACGAGGGCTTCGAGGTCTACGCCTTCAACGCCGACCTGGTGTTCCTGTCGGCGACCGCGCTGACCGACGTGGCCGCGACGATGCGCCGCGTCATCGACCGGGGCCGGGCCCGGCTGGTGGTGGCCACCGACGGCGCCCACGGCGGATCGGTGCTGGTGCGCGGCGAGACGGAGGTCCGGCGGTACGCGGCGGTGGCCCCCGAGGCGCCGGTGGTGGACTCCAACGGCGCCGGTGACGCGTTCGTGTCCGGCTTCCTCTTCGGGCACCTGGCCGGCGAACCGCTGGAGACCTGCCTGCGCTACGGCGCGATCGCCGGCGCCTACGCGTGCACCATCCCCGCCACCCGGGCCGGCGCCATCGACCGGGCCGCGCTGCTGCGGCCGGCGGCGTGA
- a CDS encoding sugar phosphate isomerase/epimerase, with product MTCRVGLTEWRLAPSGAAAIRLAAAVGADGIQLDFGGPGRGVLVDGPGRAGQLRAVADEAGVDLLALAGNLLNDIGLTSQPAVVQPVLARLADTATELGVPLLIVPSFRRSAITDAMSFTRTAAALRWAVSLAEARGIVLASENVLPPARARQLVEEVGSPAFRLLLDTFNPVRYGLDPAWLATELRPWWADQIHLKDGPPDTGPSPLLGAGQGGVRRTLTALRGSPAPVRALVLENDYRDGHGARLRADLEWARRAAVNARESEKGKLT from the coding sequence GTGACCTGCCGGGTGGGGCTGACCGAGTGGCGGCTGGCGCCCTCGGGTGCGGCGGCCATCCGGCTGGCCGCGGCGGTCGGTGCCGACGGGATCCAGCTCGACTTCGGCGGCCCGGGCCGTGGCGTGCTGGTGGACGGCCCGGGCCGTGCCGGGCAGCTGCGGGCGGTCGCCGACGAGGCGGGAGTGGACCTGCTCGCGCTGGCCGGCAACCTGCTCAACGACATCGGGCTCACGTCGCAGCCGGCGGTGGTCCAGCCGGTGCTGGCCCGGCTGGCCGACACGGCGACCGAGCTCGGGGTGCCGCTGCTCATCGTGCCCAGCTTCCGGCGCAGCGCGATCACCGACGCGATGTCCTTCACCCGCACAGCAGCCGCCCTGCGCTGGGCCGTGTCGCTGGCCGAGGCCCGGGGAATCGTGCTGGCCAGCGAGAACGTCCTGCCCCCGGCGCGGGCCCGGCAGCTGGTCGAGGAGGTCGGCTCACCGGCTTTCCGGCTGCTGCTGGACACCTTCAACCCGGTCCGGTACGGACTCGACCCGGCCTGGCTGGCCACCGAGCTCCGGCCGTGGTGGGCCGACCAGATCCACCTCAAGGACGGCCCGCCGGACACCGGGCCGTCGCCGCTGCTCGGTGCGGGACAGGGCGGGGTGCGGCGCACCCTGACCGCGCTCAGGGGGAGCCCCGCACCGGTACGGGCCCTGGTGCTGGAGAACGACTACCGCGACGGCCACGGTGCGCGGCTGCGAGCGGACCTGGAGTGGGCCCGCCGGGCCGCGGTGAACGCGAGAGAATCCGAGAAAGGGAAGCTGACGTGA
- a CDS encoding HAD family hydrolase, producing MDGIGTTPPRDHRVVATDLDGTLLRSDLTVSARTRAALRDARAAGMIHLAVTGRPVIDTRRLLAGLGYTGPAVCGQGAQVYDFGTDRLLLSRSLDTDLVRELVRRIAQRTGPLALAAVSAGLGTEFLVTAGFGAPYQQHRWQLVDEPDLWRAPVAKVLIRHPDHDDDTLAALADEVCGAALSVMHAGPGLVELLPGDTSKRTGLAFLAAELGFTGADTIAFGDMPNDLPMFDWAGYGVAMANGHPRLRDRADEITVSNDADGVAVVLERLPAVRAGNRKASLR from the coding sequence ATGGACGGCATCGGCACCACACCCCCGCGCGACCACCGGGTCGTCGCGACCGACCTCGACGGCACCCTGCTGCGCTCCGACCTGACCGTGTCCGCCCGGACCCGCGCGGCGCTGCGCGACGCCCGGGCGGCCGGCATGATCCACCTCGCGGTGACCGGCCGCCCGGTGATCGACACCCGCCGGCTGCTCGCCGGGCTGGGCTACACCGGCCCGGCGGTCTGCGGTCAGGGCGCCCAGGTGTACGACTTCGGCACCGACCGGCTGCTGCTGAGCCGCAGCCTCGACACCGACCTGGTGCGCGAGCTGGTGCGCCGGATCGCGCAGCGGACCGGTCCGCTCGCGCTGGCCGCGGTGAGCGCCGGCCTGGGCACCGAGTTCCTGGTCACCGCCGGTTTCGGTGCCCCCTACCAGCAGCATCGCTGGCAGCTCGTCGACGAGCCGGACCTGTGGCGTGCGCCGGTCGCCAAGGTGCTGATCCGGCACCCGGACCACGACGACGACACGCTCGCGGCACTCGCCGACGAGGTCTGCGGCGCGGCGCTGTCGGTGATGCACGCCGGTCCGGGCCTGGTCGAACTGCTGCCCGGTGACACCAGCAAACGCACCGGCCTGGCCTTTCTCGCCGCCGAACTGGGCTTCACCGGGGCCGACACCATCGCCTTCGGGGACATGCCCAACGACCTGCCGATGTTCGACTGGGCCGGGTACGGCGTCGCGATGGCTAACGGCCACCCCCGGCTGCGCGACCGCGCCGACGAGATCACTGTCAGCAACGACGCGGACGGCGTGGCCGTGGTGCTCGAACGTCTGCCCGCCGTCCGGGCCGGAAACCGAAAGGCAAGCCTGCGATGA
- the malQ gene encoding 4-alpha-glucanotransferase has protein sequence MTTTTDAALIELAGRYGVSVDWTTDRGEPRTVPADTIQRILAVLGVDASSGPAIAAALRAADDDARHRLLPSCVVVRQGEPARGVHPVAGAAYVVATEDGGRHETADPRNDLGRLPIGYHTLRVRVGDRSAAAPVIVAPAVLGTPDRRHWGMLAQIYSVLSERSWGMGDLGDLADLTRWSARLGASFVLVNPMHAYVPDRLADPTPYRPGSRRFADPMYLRLADVAEYATAEPAVRAELDRAARQGHELTAEVLHRNALIDRARVWPVKRNALERLYRAPRTAGRSAALAAFTAREGRGLEDYATWCALAEVYGTRWRSWPAALQSPHGPAVAAARRELVDRIDFHRWLAWLVDEQMAAAQAAAVGSGMAIGVIHDLAVGVDPEGADAWAVQDHLAGGVTVGCPADDFNPLGQDWGLPPWRPDTLAEAGYRPFADVIRGTLRHSGALRLDHILGLFRLWWIPAGSGARDGAYVRYDHEAMLGVLAVEAFRAGAMIIGEDLGTVHPAVRAELADRGILGTSVLRFEYQGGSENRSGPLPADQWRAGCLATLTTHDLPSTAAWLSGEHVDLQDRLGLLNRPRAEVAADAAAERDGWLAELRRTGLLEHETAVPGMSAESLALHRFLARTPARLVGVWLPDLVGDRRPQNLPGTSTEFPNWQLPVADADGRPVAMDDLASSAGAQAVAGLYAASAEPATTP, from the coding sequence ATGACCACCACGACGGATGCCGCGCTGATCGAGCTGGCCGGACGGTACGGGGTGTCGGTCGACTGGACCACCGACCGCGGCGAGCCGCGGACGGTGCCGGCCGACACGATCCAGCGGATCCTGGCTGTGCTCGGTGTGGACGCGAGCTCCGGCCCCGCGATCGCCGCCGCGCTGCGTGCCGCGGACGACGACGCCCGGCACCGGCTGCTGCCGTCCTGCGTGGTGGTGCGGCAGGGGGAACCGGCCAGGGGAGTCCACCCGGTGGCCGGGGCCGCCTATGTGGTGGCGACCGAGGACGGTGGCCGGCACGAGACGGCCGACCCGCGCAACGACCTCGGCCGCCTTCCGATCGGATACCACACGCTGCGCGTACGGGTGGGCGACCGGTCCGCCGCCGCGCCGGTGATCGTGGCTCCGGCCGTCCTCGGCACCCCGGACCGGCGGCACTGGGGGATGCTGGCGCAGATCTACTCCGTACTGTCCGAACGGTCCTGGGGGATGGGCGACCTCGGCGACCTGGCCGACCTGACCCGCTGGTCGGCCCGGCTCGGGGCGTCGTTCGTGCTGGTCAATCCGATGCACGCCTACGTGCCGGACCGCCTGGCCGACCCCACGCCCTACCGGCCGGGCAGCCGGCGGTTCGCCGACCCGATGTATCTGCGGCTGGCCGACGTCGCCGAGTACGCGACCGCGGAACCGGCGGTGCGGGCCGAACTCGACCGGGCCGCCCGTCAGGGACACGAACTGACCGCCGAGGTGCTGCACCGGAACGCGCTGATCGACCGGGCTCGGGTGTGGCCGGTCAAGCGGAACGCCCTGGAGCGGCTCTACCGGGCACCCCGCACGGCCGGGCGGTCCGCGGCTCTGGCCGCCTTCACCGCCCGCGAGGGCCGGGGTCTCGAGGACTACGCCACCTGGTGTGCGCTGGCCGAGGTGTACGGCACCCGCTGGCGTTCCTGGCCGGCCGCTCTGCAATCCCCGCACGGCCCGGCGGTCGCCGCCGCCCGCCGCGAGCTGGTCGACCGGATCGATTTCCACCGCTGGCTGGCCTGGCTCGTCGACGAGCAGATGGCCGCGGCCCAGGCGGCCGCCGTCGGGTCCGGCATGGCGATCGGCGTGATCCACGACTTGGCCGTCGGCGTCGACCCGGAGGGTGCCGACGCGTGGGCGGTGCAGGATCATCTGGCCGGCGGTGTCACGGTGGGCTGCCCGGCCGACGACTTCAACCCGCTCGGGCAGGACTGGGGGTTGCCGCCGTGGCGCCCGGACACCCTGGCCGAAGCCGGTTACCGGCCGTTCGCCGACGTGATCCGCGGCACCCTGCGGCACAGCGGGGCGCTGCGGCTGGACCACATTCTCGGCCTGTTCCGGCTCTGGTGGATCCCGGCCGGGAGCGGCGCCCGCGACGGTGCCTACGTCCGCTACGACCACGAGGCCATGCTCGGGGTGCTGGCCGTCGAGGCGTTCCGGGCCGGGGCGATGATCATCGGCGAGGATCTGGGCACCGTCCATCCGGCGGTCCGTGCCGAACTCGCCGACCGGGGCATCCTCGGCACGTCCGTGCTGCGCTTCGAGTACCAGGGCGGATCGGAGAACCGCAGCGGGCCGCTGCCGGCCGACCAGTGGCGTGCCGGCTGCCTGGCCACCCTCACCACCCACGACCTGCCGAGTACGGCCGCCTGGCTCAGCGGTGAGCACGTGGACCTGCAGGACCGGCTGGGCCTGCTGAACCGGCCCCGAGCCGAGGTGGCCGCCGACGCGGCGGCCGAACGTGACGGCTGGCTGGCCGAGTTGCGGCGCACCGGTCTGCTGGAGCACGAGACCGCCGTACCGGGGATGAGCGCCGAGTCGCTGGCCCTGCACCGGTTCCTGGCCCGGACCCCGGCCCGCCTGGTCGGAGTGTGGCTGCCCGACCTGGTCGGCGACCGGAGGCCGCAGAACCTGCCGGGCACCAGCACCGAGTTCCCGAACTGGCAGCTGCCGGTCGCCGACGCCGACGGCCGGCCGGTGGCGATGGACGACCTGGCGTCCTCGGCCGGCGCCCAAGCGGTCGCCGGCCTGTACGCCGCATCGGCCGAGCCGGCCACCACACCCTGA
- the rfbB gene encoding dTDP-glucose 4,6-dehydratase translates to MKILVTGGAGFIGSHFVTSLISGDIATPQPVTQVTVVDKLGYGGNLRNLAEASADPRFSFVRGDICDEGLIEGLMARHDTVAHFAAETHVDRSVVASGPFVASNLVGTQVLLDAALRHHIGRFLHVSTDEVYGSIDTGSWAEGHPLAPNSPYAASKAGSDLLALAYHQTHGMDVVVTRCSNNYGPRQFPEKMIPLFVTRLLDGLDVPVYGDGRNIRDWLHVSDHCRGLALALGAGRAGEVYHIGGGWEATNLELTEILLEACGAPASRISFVTDRKGHDRRYSLDYSKIAGELGYRPRVDFTDGIAETVAWYRANRSWWT, encoded by the coding sequence ATGAAAATCTTGGTCACCGGCGGAGCCGGCTTTATCGGGTCCCATTTTGTAACTTCCCTGATCAGTGGCGACATTGCCACACCACAACCCGTGACGCAGGTTACGGTCGTCGACAAACTGGGTTACGGAGGCAATCTCAGAAATCTCGCCGAAGCGTCGGCGGACCCTCGTTTCAGCTTCGTTCGGGGCGACATCTGTGACGAAGGTCTAATCGAGGGGCTGATGGCGCGGCACGACACCGTGGCGCACTTCGCCGCCGAGACCCACGTCGACCGCTCGGTGGTCGCCTCCGGCCCCTTCGTGGCCAGCAACCTGGTCGGCACTCAGGTGCTACTGGACGCCGCGCTACGCCACCATATCGGCCGCTTCCTGCATGTTTCCACCGACGAGGTGTACGGGTCGATCGACACCGGCTCGTGGGCCGAGGGCCATCCGCTGGCGCCCAACTCGCCGTACGCCGCGAGCAAAGCCGGGTCCGACCTCCTCGCTCTGGCCTACCACCAGACGCACGGGATGGACGTCGTGGTGACCCGCTGCTCGAACAACTACGGGCCCCGGCAATTCCCGGAGAAAATGATTCCGCTGTTCGTCACCAGGCTGCTCGACGGGCTCGACGTACCGGTCTACGGCGACGGCCGCAACATCCGCGACTGGCTCCACGTCAGCGACCATTGCCGCGGTCTCGCCCTGGCCCTGGGTGCCGGCCGGGCAGGCGAGGTCTATCACATCGGCGGTGGGTGGGAGGCGACGAATCTCGAATTGACCGAGATCCTCCTCGAGGCGTGCGGCGCCCCGGCTTCGCGCATATCTTTCGTGACCGATCGCAAAGGTCACGACCGGCGCTATTCTCTCGACTATTCGAAAATCGCCGGGGAACTCGGTTACCGGCCGCGGGTCGATTTCACCGACGGCATCGCGGAAACGGTCGCGTGGTATCGCGCCAACCGTTCCTGGTGGACCTGA
- a CDS encoding SDR family oxidoreductase, with amino-acid sequence MSGTLVGRRALVVGGTTGIGRGIADAWAAAGAEVTVCGRSEPAGDGAAGLHWEPLDLTRTGEAGARLERIAGDRVDLACFAAVSYGARRAVFEDVAVDEWRTQLDINVHGLWLTLRAALPGLRAARPGLFVGVSSEVVYNAGPGRSGYTASKAAAKALLESVAQEEDESRVRIVQVLPAGMVDTPSIRRRRPAGFDYSDYMVPADFARNALELAATAGAGHHGDSLVVDRGGDWWSVRERMPVSQSRPVRT; translated from the coding sequence ATGAGCGGGACTCTGGTGGGCCGCCGCGCCCTGGTGGTGGGCGGAACCACGGGCATCGGCCGGGGCATCGCCGACGCGTGGGCCGCGGCCGGCGCCGAGGTGACCGTCTGTGGCCGCAGCGAGCCGGCCGGCGATGGCGCCGCCGGGTTGCACTGGGAGCCGCTCGACCTGACCCGGACCGGGGAGGCCGGTGCGCGCCTGGAACGGATCGCCGGTGACCGGGTCGATCTGGCCTGCTTCGCCGCGGTCTCCTACGGGGCCCGGCGCGCCGTCTTCGAGGACGTGGCGGTGGACGAATGGCGTACCCAGCTGGACATCAACGTGCACGGCCTGTGGCTCACCCTGCGGGCGGCACTGCCGGGGCTGCGTGCCGCCCGGCCCGGCCTGTTCGTGGGCGTCTCGTCCGAGGTGGTCTACAACGCCGGGCCCGGCCGCTCCGGGTACACCGCCTCCAAGGCGGCCGCGAAGGCGCTGCTGGAGTCGGTGGCCCAGGAGGAGGACGAGAGCCGGGTCCGGATCGTGCAGGTGCTGCCGGCCGGGATGGTCGATACTCCGAGCATCCGGCGCCGTCGCCCGGCCGGCTTCGACTACAGCGACTACATGGTGCCCGCCGATTTCGCGCGCAACGCGCTGGAACTCGCCGCCACGGCCGGCGCCGGCCACCACGGGGACAGCCTGGTGGTCGACAGGGGCGGCGACTGGTGGTCGGTGCGCGAGCGGATGCCGGTGTCGCAGAGCCGGCCGGTGCGGACGTGA
- a CDS encoding alcohol dehydrogenase catalytic domain-containing protein, with translation MSRHRAIVRTGTGVVVADVPTPVPGPGELLVGTEWAGLCGTDIQMLRGLRDDPEPIIGHEGIARVIAAGDGVPGTLRPGTLVAVNPTHRDDPSFLLGHNVPGLLQERTLLPATAVSGGLVLPLPDGTDVTLGPLLEPLAVVSYALSQLGAVRPATLVIVGDGTVGHLAARAAVTWLAERPRVVLVHHTAAGRDFSAAGPHPADVLLTTGELAGRPLPGPVAALLATPRDATVEALEAVLAAAGADVLIDVLGGLPPGARSAMLPGVDLTAVRAANCGGFPEPALVTTTSGGTRLFGHRGVGNAHLRAAAGELARDPDRYRDLVTHRSDLAGAARIMTALRSGRDRIIDGRRLVKLAIQVNVREDHR, from the coding sequence ATGAGCCGGCACCGCGCGATCGTGCGCACCGGCACCGGCGTGGTGGTCGCCGACGTCCCGACCCCGGTGCCGGGGCCGGGAGAGCTGTTGGTCGGCACCGAGTGGGCGGGACTGTGCGGCACCGACATCCAGATGCTGCGCGGCCTGCGCGACGATCCCGAACCGATCATCGGCCACGAGGGGATCGCCCGGGTGATCGCGGCCGGCGACGGCGTGCCCGGCACGCTGCGGCCGGGGACCCTGGTGGCGGTCAACCCGACCCACCGGGACGATCCGTCGTTCCTGCTCGGGCACAACGTTCCCGGCCTGCTGCAGGAACGGACGCTGCTGCCGGCCACCGCGGTCTCCGGTGGCTTGGTGCTCCCGCTGCCGGACGGCACCGACGTCACGCTGGGCCCGCTGCTGGAACCGCTGGCCGTGGTCAGCTATGCGCTGAGCCAGCTCGGCGCCGTCCGCCCGGCCACCCTGGTGATCGTCGGCGACGGAACGGTGGGTCACCTGGCCGCCCGGGCTGCGGTGACCTGGCTGGCGGAGCGGCCCCGGGTGGTGCTGGTGCACCACACGGCAGCGGGGCGGGACTTCAGCGCGGCCGGGCCGCATCCGGCGGACGTTCTGCTCACCACCGGCGAGCTGGCGGGCAGACCGCTGCCGGGACCGGTGGCCGCCCTGCTGGCGACCCCACGGGACGCGACTGTCGAGGCCCTGGAGGCGGTCCTGGCCGCGGCCGGCGCCGATGTGCTGATCGACGTGCTGGGCGGCCTGCCCCCGGGCGCGCGATCGGCGATGCTGCCCGGTGTCGATCTCACCGCCGTGCGGGCGGCCAACTGCGGCGGCTTCCCGGAACCGGCTCTGGTCACCACCACCTCCGGCGGAACCCGGCTCTTCGGGCATCGCGGGGTGGGCAACGCGCACCTGCGGGCGGCGGCCGGCGAGCTGGCCCGCGACCCGGACCGGTACCGGGATCTCGTCACCCATCGCAGCGATCTGGCCGGCGCGGCCCGGATCATGACCGCGCTCCGGAGCGGCCGGGACCGGATCATCGACGGCCGCCGACTGGTGAAGCTCGCGATCCAGGTCAATGTCAGAGAGGATCATCGATGA